The Tolypothrix sp. PCC 7712 region GGGCTACTGGCAAAACTCTAGACGCTTTGTTGTGCAATGCGGCAATTTATATGCCCCTCATCAAAGAACCGTTGTGGAGTCCCGAAGGTTATGAATTGACAATGACTACTAATCATCTTGGTCATTTTCTGCTGTGTAACCTCATGCTTGAGGATATGAAAAATTCACCATACCGCGATCGCAGATTGGTGATTTTGGGAACAGTAACACACAACCCTGACGAATTGGGTGGAAAAATTCCCCCACGTCCCGACTTAGGAAATCTGGAAGGCTTTTCAGCTGGGTTTAAAGCGCCAATCACAATGATTGACGGTAAGAAATTTGAACCCGTGAAAGCTTACAAAGACAGTAAAGTTTGCAACGTGTTAACCATGCGGGAACTGCATCGCCGTTATCACGAGTCAACTGGTATTACCTTCAGTTCTTTATATCCAGGATGTGTGGCAGAAACTCCACTGTTCCGTAACCATTACCCCTTGTTCCAAAAAATCTTCCCATTGTTCCAGAAGTACATTACTGGGGGATATGTATCTCAGGACTTGTCTGGGGAACGGGTAGCGGCGGTACTAGCCGATCCCGAATACAAGCAATCCGGTGCTTACTGGAGTTGGGGAAATCGTCAAAAGAAAGACGGTAAATCATTTGTACAAAGAGTTTCTCCCCAAGCCCGCGATGATGAAAAAGCAGAACGCCTGTGGGATTTAAGTGAGAAGTTAGTGGGATTAGCTTAATTACCCAGTCAGTAGTTCTGCAAAATTAAATTCATGCAGATAGGGAACAGGGGGGAGAAAAAAATAGCATTTAATAATTTTGTTTATTTACTTATTGGGCATGGGGCATAGGGCATAGGGCATGGTTGATTTAATAAGAATTTCTCTATTTGTATCCCTGCCCCCTGCTCCTTGTCCTCCTGCCCCTCTGCCTCA contains the following coding sequences:
- a CDS encoding protochlorophyllide reductase, translated to MEQNRKSTVVITGASSGVGLYTAKAMANKGWHVVMACRNLAKAEEAAQSVGIPRDSHTILHLDLGSLDSVRQFVSNFRATGKTLDALLCNAAIYMPLIKEPLWSPEGYELTMTTNHLGHFLLCNLMLEDMKNSPYRDRRLVILGTVTHNPDELGGKIPPRPDLGNLEGFSAGFKAPITMIDGKKFEPVKAYKDSKVCNVLTMRELHRRYHESTGITFSSLYPGCVAETPLFRNHYPLFQKIFPLFQKYITGGYVSQDLSGERVAAVLADPEYKQSGAYWSWGNRQKKDGKSFVQRVSPQARDDEKAERLWDLSEKLVGLA